In one window of Archocentrus centrarchus isolate MPI-CPG fArcCen1 chromosome 11, fArcCen1, whole genome shotgun sequence DNA:
- the efna1a gene encoding ephrin-A1a isoform X2 has protein sequence MDLVWIVGFVWSVCAWFASAERHSIYWNSTNPKFQRDDYAVEVKLNDYLDIICPHYPQGEVPSLDAERYVLYMVEREDYDTCKPQSYDQMRWECGHPFAPHAPEKFSEKFQRFTPFTLGKEFRQGESYYYISKPLHHHGQECLRLRVDVVAADGSQEARVAKGGTGGTGVGAGGGVHNPSNRLPADDPVVILPDVQKSVRTNSAVAATSLSVLSVLVPFSLLLLLH, from the exons ATGGATTTGGTTTGGATTGTGGGCTTCGTTTGGAGCGTCTGCGCCTGGTTTGCTTCAGCGGAGCGACACAGTATCTACTGGAACAGCACGAACCCaaa GTTTCAACGGGATGACTATGCTGTGGAGGTGAAGCTTAATGACTACCTGGACATCATCTGCCCCCATTACCCCCAGGGTGAGGTGCCATCGCTGGATGCCGAGCGATACGTGCTCTATATGGTGGAGCGGGAGGACTACGACACCTGCAAGCCCCAATCATATGACCAGATGCGCTGGGAGTGCGGTCATCCATTTGCCCCTCACGCTCCTGAGAAATTCTCTGAAAAATTCCAGCGTTTTACTCCTTTTACTCTGGGAAAAGAGTTTCGCCAAGGAGAAAGCTACTACTACATCT CCAAGCCTTTACACCACCATGGCCAAGAGTGCCTGAGGCTCAGGGTGGACGTTGTAGCCGCAGATG gttCTCAAGAGGCCAGAGTGGCTAAAGGGGGCACAGGTGGGACTGGAGTTGGAGCCGGTGGTGGGGTTCACAACCCCTCCAACAGGTTGCCTGCAG ATGACCCAGTGGTTATCCTGCCAGATGTTCAGAAGAGTGTACGGACAAACTCTGCAGTGGCAGCTACATCCCTCTCAGTCC
- the efna1a gene encoding ephrin-A1a isoform X1, giving the protein MDLVWIVGFVWSVCAWFASAERHSIYWNSTNPKFQRDDYAVEVKLNDYLDIICPHYPQGEVPSLDAERYVLYMVEREDYDTCKPQSYDQMRWECGHPFAPHAPEKFSEKFQRFTPFTLGKEFRQGESYYYISKPLHHHGQECLRLRVDVVAADGSQEARVAKGGTGGTGVGAGGGVHNPSNRLPAADDPVVILPDVQKSVRTNSAVAATSLSVLSVLVPFSLLLLLH; this is encoded by the exons ATGGATTTGGTTTGGATTGTGGGCTTCGTTTGGAGCGTCTGCGCCTGGTTTGCTTCAGCGGAGCGACACAGTATCTACTGGAACAGCACGAACCCaaa GTTTCAACGGGATGACTATGCTGTGGAGGTGAAGCTTAATGACTACCTGGACATCATCTGCCCCCATTACCCCCAGGGTGAGGTGCCATCGCTGGATGCCGAGCGATACGTGCTCTATATGGTGGAGCGGGAGGACTACGACACCTGCAAGCCCCAATCATATGACCAGATGCGCTGGGAGTGCGGTCATCCATTTGCCCCTCACGCTCCTGAGAAATTCTCTGAAAAATTCCAGCGTTTTACTCCTTTTACTCTGGGAAAAGAGTTTCGCCAAGGAGAAAGCTACTACTACATCT CCAAGCCTTTACACCACCATGGCCAAGAGTGCCTGAGGCTCAGGGTGGACGTTGTAGCCGCAGATG gttCTCAAGAGGCCAGAGTGGCTAAAGGGGGCACAGGTGGGACTGGAGTTGGAGCCGGTGGTGGGGTTCACAACCCCTCCAACAGGTTGCCTGCAG CAGATGACCCAGTGGTTATCCTGCCAGATGTTCAGAAGAGTGTACGGACAAACTCTGCAGTGGCAGCTACATCCCTCTCAGTCC